One window of Pocillopora verrucosa isolate sample1 chromosome 9, ASM3666991v2, whole genome shotgun sequence genomic DNA carries:
- the LOC131783817 gene encoding poly(A) RNA polymerase GLD2-A, with the protein MASASGKTGLSNSLLSSQIEEKFSTNQQTQKIYDQKDTWRQEMELIIQELYPSCCLVMCGSSANGFGTIDSDIDLTLMLGIEGRTAVTRETYTLRRIESLFSRKPRRFETEVVSNAKVPIIILKDKENSFETDITLENSSSLTNAFLLKCYSECDLRVKPLTIVIKLWAKKAQIIGAKFKRLPGFAIVLMVIHFLQAGCSPPVLPVLHKDFPELIKDTSKNEVIHQLTDEIPLQIQTYKSKNEESLGELLIAFFRYYSAFQWAETISVRTGNTEPTKMHSKVWRGPKIRIEDPTDGGNVTRAVFDEYEARRIKQSFKTASKILNRNSSLESIL; encoded by the exons ATGGCGAGTGCCAGTGGGAAAACGGGTTTATCAAATTCCCTACTCAGCTCTCagattgaagaaaaattttcgaCGAATCAACAAACACAGAAAATTTACGACCAGAAAGATACATGGCGGCAGGAAATGGAACTTATCATCCAAGAGCTGTACCCCAGCTGTTGCCTTGTGATGTGTGGTTCGTCTGCGAACGGATTTGGAACCATCGATAGCGACATCGATTTGACTCTAATGCTGGGCATCGAAGGCAGAACTGCCGTCACCAGAGAAACATATACGCTCAGGAGAATCGAATCGCTTTTCAGTCGCAAGCCTCGCCGCTTTGAAACAGAG GTTGTTTCAAATGCCAAAGTCCCCATAATTATTCTCAAGGATAAAGAGAACTCGTTTGAAACGGACATCACTTTGGAGAATTCGAGCAGCTTGACGAACGCCTTCCTATTAAAATGCTACTCTGAGTGTGACTTAAGAGTGAAGCCGTTGACAATTGTGATCAAACTATGGGCGAAAAAGGCTCAAATTATCGGAGCCAAGTTTAAGAGGCTTCCAG GTTTTGCTATCGTTCTCATGGTCATCCACTTCCTACAAGCCGGTTGTTCTCCCCCAGTCCTGCCTGTACTGCATAAAGACTTCCCAGAACTTATCAAAGACACGTCAAAAAACGAAGTAATTCACCAACTAACCGATGAAATTCCACTTCAAATCCAGACGTACAAGTCAAAAAACGAGGAAAGTCTTGGAGAATTGTTAATCGCGTTTTTCCGGTATTATTCTGCTTTCCAGTGGGCAGAAACCATTTCTGTTCGTACGGGAAACACGGAACCCACCAAAATGCATTCTAAGGTTTGGCGGGGACCTAAAATCAGAATTGAGGATCCCACGGACGGAGGAAATGTAACCAGAGCCGTGTTTGACGAGTATGAAGCCAGGCGCATTAAACAGTCTTTCAAGACTGCgtcaaaaattttgaatagGAATTCGTCTTTGGAAAGTATTCTTTGA